In Alosa sapidissima isolate fAloSap1 chromosome 5, fAloSap1.pri, whole genome shotgun sequence, the genomic stretch ACCACACAGATGCTGATCGCTCTCCAGTCTTCCTGCAGTTCATCGACTGTGTTTGGCAGATGACTCGGCAGGTGAGCTAAAAGTTATGCATCTGGTCCCAGATGTCAGCCTAAATAGTAACTAGTTGTAGGATGGTTAGAATTAACAGTCAATTGAGGAAAAAGTGACATTTACGGTTAAGAAGCAGTAGTTTAATTATTTTTGGACTTCTTCAGATTTCACCAGTGTAAACAACCAACTTAGTGATTAGGAAGTAGAGATCGATATATACTGATTTTAGGAATATAATCTTAAAATGTATAATTGTAATGAAATTGTTATATTTATGTGATATCTGTCTTTGTGTAGTTTCCTGCTGCATTTGAATTTAATGAGTACTTCCTCATCACCATCCTGGACCATCTATACAGTTGCTTGTTTGGGACCTTCATGTGTAATAGTGAACAGCAACGACTCAAAGAGGTTtgtaaggagtgtgtgtattacattgtgtgtttattgtgatGTAAATAGATGGCAACTTGtccatttatatatttattaatacatatattatttattaatacatttttgttttcgtttttgTTCTCGTTTTCCAGGAATTACCAAAGAAGACGGTGTCACTGTGGTCTTTAATTAATAGTCAGCTTGAAGAGTTTTCTAACCCCTTATATGTGAACTACTCCTCTCATGTACTGTTTCCTGTAGTCAGTATGCGCCATCTAGAGCtgtgggtggggtattacaTCCGCTGGAATCCTCGCATGAGACCACAGGTCAGTTTCAGTAAATACACCTCTCTATATGCTCACTTGCACATAGTTTGGAATTCTTGTTAACTTCCTAAACAAACATCCTCTATTACACTTGGAATTCATGCTGATTCATCAAGAGAAATAATTTGTCAGATATGACTGccatttttcatttaaaggtgtATCAAAATTCAGAAGGCCTCACAGGCATCTAGCTGTCCATTCTGCAtgcatgttaaaaaaaaaaataagctcAGGGGTTCTCACCGTCTTGGCTTGTTGAAAACAAACATAATGGCTCAGTCCAAATCATAAACaatttcagccaatcaacatgttGCTTCAGGAGTATGGGAAAGAGGGCTATAATCTGTCTGTTGTTCTCTCACtcatctgtttttgttttttgtttgtttgtaggaGCCTTTGCACCAGCGCTACAAAGAGCTTCTAGCCAAGCGTGCCGAACTTCAGAAGAGAGTAGAGGAGCTGCAGAGGGAGGTGGCCAATCGGGCGGCCTCGTCCTCCTCCGAGAGAGCTGGGTCTCCCACACGCTCAATCACACCTGTGCAGACTTTCGTGTGATTGTACAGGTGCTttaggagagggggagagagagtgtaagggTTGATCTGGAGGCTCCTAGGTCTCAAACATGGCCGCTTCTTCGACAGCAGTAGTGTGGGTCAGGGACCCACGGCTGACTAAACGCCATAGACTGCCTTTCTGATCCCTCCATAATTTGCTGTCATTACAGCAATAGACTTAACAAATGGAGAAAAATCCTAGTGTCAAggtttaatttaaattaactAGTTACTAGAGGCAACTCAGTTCATTCTAGATGAAGGCTACTAATGGAACTAGGTGtgaattacatttacattaaagtACTTATGCACTTGTAcagttttattttatgtttgacATGCTTAAATAGGTCACAGAGAGAAGGTAGTTCAAGTTTAAGTAGTGGGCAGCAGAATGTGTCCGTCTTTAGGAACGGATGTACGCTGAGGCAGGGTCATCTGatctcacacagacatacaatagAGGAGGGTTTTCATGGAATTCACATATTAGTCAGTGGTTGCGTGTAGGCCTTGCAGAGATTTACTGGCAGGAAAATGAATCAGCTTTACTTGGTTTATCAGCTTTAACGATACATTTACTAggaaaagtgtatgtgtgtgtgtgtgtgtgtgcgcgagaaaCAGGTCTGTGTCAATAGAGTGAGATATATGCGCTTTAGAATTCTTCTTCTCTTTTGAGGCCTATAGCCAATAGAAGCTGTAACGTTAATCTTTAAGCCAGTGATACATTCCTAGTAACAAACAATTATCTGCACAAGGCAGGCTAATGTTTCTAATGCTGCTCTAACCCTTGATCCTTATTACTATATTTCTGACCTTAACTTTAAGGGGCAAATATTCATATCTTTAATGCTGGACTTCCTAAACCTCCTAAACAAAGTGAAAGTTGTTACTATAGCATATGCAGGATAGGACagtttccgtttttttttctctgactgCTTGCCTTATTCCCAGGGAAGGGAACTTTGTGAAAGTATCAGGGAGGATATTGTCCTTGTGTCTTTTGTCAGTGCTTAAATGTGCTTGCTTTTTCAAGTGCATCTTATTAACAAATCAAATGCTGCATTTTTTCCATGTTGTAAATATTTGGTTGACATGCAGGCATTCTTGTCAATACGGTAGCATTCCTTATACTGCATACATCAACCACACCAAGAATTATACCAACATACTCCACTCTGTTGTAAATAAAACTCATGCATATCACACACAAAGCTTGTTAACGACTTTTTATAAGAAGTTGTTGACACCAAACCATCCAAATTGTAACAAATACACGCTAGTCAGCCAATGTTATTAATTCTTTAGGATATCAAATATTAGGTATTACATCTTCAAACACTGAAAATAGCAACCTATTCATAAGACCACTAATATAGAAACAAATCCATGGAATTTGTACAGTTCTGTGTCTATGTCTACAGAGGTTAATACAATGATAATGTAAACTGGTCCAGTCATCAGTTGGCACTACATAATTTTGTGTACTGCAAAGCCATATGAAATAAAGTTCTGTTAAATGGAATTCAGAATTGTTTTGTAAAGTCTGACTTCTTCAACAACATGCTATTATTGAATCCATAAATCCGTGACCTCTGTGAAGGAGTAATGGATTACTGTAAATCACAGGATGGACAAGCTCAGACATGATAATATGCCGTGGCCACACGGCCTACTGACTGACTTGGCATGTCCAATACTGTTTTATGCACTGCCTACCCGCTGGACTTTCTGCATCGGCTCTGTTGCTCCAAGACTGTCATTCATACAGTGTACAGGTCAGGCACTTTGGTGAACTACCAACTGGTTCCCTGCTTGCTACATGGGATGGCCATTGACCATCGCATCAACGCCCGCAGGAGCCTGCATGTTTTACACCAGAAACTTTTACAAATAGGAGTGACTTCTTTACACCAAGTTAAGTATTCAATTCAATATGATGGTTAAACTGAAATGCATGTCCCAAAAGAGGGTACTGTATATTTGATGGGACCCCACACCTCTGTACATAAAATAATACATTCAAGAattctgattcagtgtagtagGGATATGAATATCTGTTTAGATCAGAAtgcctcccttgctctctctttggTCACATGACGTAACAAGTACCAACTTGATACCTTATAATTTCTGCTCGTAAAGTTTGTGAACTGAGTTCGTGGCTATATGGTTCAACGTGAATGTTTCAGAAATTGGGCTGGACACATTTCAAAGAAGTGTTCTTTTTCATACCATTGGCTTAAACAATTCAAATGCCGATTCCCGCCCACCTTGGGTGGATCGTGATTGGCTTTCCTGCCCATCCTTTGTCGTTGCTGAGCGTTTTCCGGTCAGCGTGACGACGCGGATGCGCTGAAGACGGAGAAAGGGAAAATAACAGAGGGTTTTAACTCCAGATATTGGTATTTAAACAGATAGATAGCGAATATGATATTTGAGTGGTACGGTGTGATCCGGTTAGATATCTGTAGGGAAACAAGCTAGTTACTCATCAAATCAAACAATTAGTTACTTAGCGTTAGATGTTTAGGAAGCTAGCATTGCTAGCTAAAAGTAGCTGTCTACATAGCAAAGTTAGCCCCAGTTGTAATCTCAAATCATTTTTGGCTCCtttgtttattttcaaattGGATTTGTCTGTCAGACCATCCAGTTGACAGACTGTCTGGTATCGGTCGTGTGGCTTTCTGACAATCTTGGAGTTCGACTTGgcgtgttttgtgtttttgtgagaaTGGCAACATCGGCCCTTTACGCGTGTACAAAATGTAACCAGCGATATCCGTTCGAGGAGCTATCCCAGGGACAACAACTGTGCAAggtttgtatctgtgtgcatgctcaTACTTATATCTTCCTTTGGGAAATATTCTGATATGTATCGATCTTAAATTAAGCTTTTATGATAACAGTTGTTTGAGACACAGTAATTAAAGTACCCCTGTGAAAAAGAGGGTTTTATCAGATTATGTAATGTCAGTTTTCCTGGCTAGAAATAGCAACAAAGCTACTCTAGGGTTAGCATGCTATGGAAGGACAAATGGCTGTATGTTCCCTGGCTAGCAGGTACATTGGATGCTAACGGTACTTACCGGATGATGgctagccttgttgaggtagcCATCGACTTGATGCTGGTAACGTTAGTTTTTGTGAACACTGACACAGCAGTATGTGATATTTGTCTCAAACAGTCCCAGTAGAACGCTTTACCAAAAGGTCTTGTGTTATTTCGTTTCCATATTCTTGAAATAACCCAAATCAGCCGTAAACAAACTTGTGTTTTCTCATCAGCAGCAGCTAACGTTAGAACTTTGACGGCTAACAGGAGCTACGTTAGCTAACCAACTTAGTGTTTTGTTTGAAATGCACCAGTATGAGCTTATGATTACTGGGTGTAATGCTAATGTTCATCGTACGTTGTCAAGTGTAGCATCCGATGTGGTACCAGTGGTAGAATCTCGGCCGATAAGGTACCAGCTCTTTTAAAAGAATAGGCTGATTATTGTAGCCTATACGAAAGTTTAACCTGTTTTGTCGATCCTCTGCTTCTTACGTCTTAAATGGATGACTTGTGCAATACAAAGTACGCGGAATTGAGATACAATGTTGTTGCGTAAACACAGTGCAAGGCGTAGGCCTACTCAATTTCCCCAATGAACACCTTTTAGTAACTGTGGCAGCTGTGGTTAACAGTGAAATTGTTTGCATTGGCATCTTGTGTCGGAACTGCTGCATGAGTCACACTTGAATGTAGACATTTAGAGTTGTGTTTACATAATCTGTTTAATGAGCAGTAGTTAAGATGCTGCAGTAATCAATTTAAGACGAGGAGGCACGTAGTTGGTAAAGTTGTAGATTATTATGTATGAAATAGCCTACAGCTATATGAATTACCTTTTATATTCACACAAGAACTGGCAGTAGCAGTCAGCATCCAAATGGTTAACATGGACTTATCTTCTATAAATACAGACTGTTCTACTGTAGCCTAATGCTTTAGTCTTAACCCACTGAAGACTGATACAGCGCTGAAAGCCGTATAGATGACCTGTCAATCTCATAGACAGAAGTTACCTAAGTAAATATTTGAACTTATATTAGAATATGTGAatttatattttgttttgtaGCCTTAGATTGGTGTGGTAATTAACTGACCAAAGACGGTTGTGTCTGTTATGTTGCATTCAACAATTTTTCTTGTTTTATATACAGGAGTGTCGAATCGCACACCCTATTgttaaatgtacatactgcagGTCTGAATTTCAGCAGGAGAGGTAAgtccttgttttgtttttattattatttgtataaCCCGTTAGGCCAATATTTTCGTACACATTTTCAGCACTCACcaagtgtgtgtctctctgtctcacagcaaaacaaacacaatctgCAAGAAATGTGCCCAGAATGTTAAACAGTTTGGGACGGTAAGTTATCCTCCTGGGTTGCATCTGCTCAAATATCATAATCGTAATATGTTGGTTCCAAAACATTTCTTGACTTTGGGTTGAGCAAATCCTTTATTTGGTCAAGGGTAGGGATAATTTAATCAGGGTCACAGGATTCTCATCAAAGTGCAGAGATTAAACATATTTAAGGAGGTAAATATTTATGcaaatgataatttgatggttTATCACAATTTGAACAGGGTCGTTTTGGGTCACACTTTACTTGGATGGTCTGCTTTAGACCACAGATGCTCAGAttataaagaaaatgttgacaCCCCATTAACAACCATTTATGGTTAAGGTTAAGGATACAGGTTGGGTTTGGTTAAGGTGATGTTCAGTATTGTTCAACAATGATTTCATAGACTGAACTTGAATTTCCACAAACCACATGTAAATCCAAGTTTAAGTGTTTCCTAGTACGGTTGTACTTGAGTATTGAGGATTGCATTGAGTTACCATTCTGCGGTGTACCCGAGTGACTTTACCCTTACAcgttgtgttatgtgtgtgttcctccagCCAAAGCCGTGTCAGTATTGCAACATCATTGCTGCGTTCATCGGAACAAAGTGTCAGCGCTGCACAAATTCTGAAAAGAAGTATGGCCCTCCACAGACCTGCGAGCAGTGCAAACAGCAGTGTGCCTTCGACAGGAAAGAGGAGGGGCGGCGAAAGGTGACATTACCGTTGCCTCAAATTTCACCGGAGCACTGCCAAaatgtttacagtttttttttcgtAATTTGATGCTCTCCAAACATCATTTGTTTTCTAAACCAAAGCattatttactatttattttgttttgagtGGCTTTGTTTCACAACTTGGCGGAAAGGTCTGAAAGGCTTATGCAGTGAGGTTTGTTTATAGTGTTCCCTCGTCTTGTGTCGTCTTCTCTGTGTAGGTGGATGGGAAGCTCCTGTGCTGGTTGTGTACTCTGTCATATCGCCGTGTGCTCCAGAAGACCAAGGAGCAGCGGAAAGGCCTGGGCTCGTCCCACTCCAACTCGTCATCGCTCAGCGAAAAGGAGCACCCGAGACAgcagcaccatcaccaccaccaccaacaccgcCACAGCAGCTCACACCACAAGTAAGCCGTTTTACCTGCTTTGCCGTCCACCCGCTCTCCCGCAGAGCAGATTCATGACGGAACATGCAGTCATTATGTATCCTCCCATTGTTTTGTGGCAGATATTAGATGGATGGGAGTGTTTGGAATTAactagagaaatagagagacatAGTCTATATACACTCACAGGCCACGTTATTAGGGACACCTCTTCAACTGCCATAACATGGCAGCAACTCAATGCATTTAGGCGTGTAGACATGGCCAAGATGATCTGCTGAAGTTCAAACCAAGAATCAGAATGGAGAAGAAAAGATTGAATGTGACATGGTTGGTGCCAGAGGGGCTGGTCTGAACGTTTCAGAAATTGCTGATCTACTGGGATTTCCACGCACAACCATCTCTAGGCTTTACAGAGAATGGTCCAATAAAGAGAAAATCTCCAGTGAGCAGCAGTTTTCTGGGAGAGAAAATGCCTTGTTGATGCCTGTTGAGGAGAATTGCCAGACTGCTTTGAGCTGATAAAAATGCAACAGTGACTCAAATGACCACTTGTTACAACAGTGGTATGCAGAACAGAAGAGCATCTCTGAGCGCACAAAATGGTGAACTATGAAGCAGATAGGCTACAGCAGCAAGACCACACCAGGTACCACTCCTGTCCACTAAGAACAGAACTGAGGCTAAATTGAGGCTCACCAAAATTGGACAATAGAAGTTTGGAAAAATGTCGCCAGGTCGGATGAGTCTCGATATCTGCTACCCCATTTGGATGGTAGGGTCAGAATTTGGCATAAACCATATGAAAGCATATTCTATTCTGTGTAAACGATTCAGGTtgttggtgctggtggtggaatGGTGTGGGGGATTTTTTTTCTTGGCACACTTTTGGCCCCCTCATACCAATTGAACGTTGACACAGTCTACCTGACTATTGTTGTTGACCATGTCTGTCccttaatgaccacagtgtagGCCACCCATCTTCTGATAGCTACTTCCAGCAGGATATGTCACAAAGCTTGAATCATCTCAAACTGGTTTCTTGAACATGGCAATGAGTTCATTTTACTCAAATGGCTTCCACAGTCACCAGATCTCAATCCAAAATAGCACCTTTGGAATGTGGCAGAAATGGAGATTCGCATCATGGATGTGCAGCCGACAAACCTGCAGCAACTGTGTGATGCTATCTTGTCAATATGGACCAAATTCTCTGATGGAATGTTTCTAGCACCTTGTTGAATCTATGCCACGAAGAATTAAGGCTGCCCGAAGGACACACGGGATCACGGTGTACCTGAAGGAGACACAGGAGCGCAGTGTACCTAATAAAGTGGCCGGTGAGTGTAGACCTGAGTATCAACTGGCGTGTAGCTCATTACTTGACTTATTGTGTTGTATTGAtctcaaaagttttttttttttcatattctgTTAGAAATTGGTCTAGTAGTGAAATTATAGTCAATCTCAGGTTTGGACGTGTCGCCATACTGTGTCATCTAAGCTGCAAATCTTCACACTAGTATTGCTGACTTTATCTGTTCAGTGTCTCTTTGGTATTCTGCTCAGCGACTTTTGTTTTCATGTTGACGCATTAGCCTGCAGATTAGCCTTGTTGCTGAAGGCATTAAGTGTAGCTGAACTTGGCCAACATAGTTATGTAAGCAGCAGAACTCTCAAGCCGCTTACTGTAATTAACTATTTATTCTGATAGGAAAACTCTAAACAACAACTGTCCCTTTTTGAGCTCTTGGATGTGCTCTGTAGGCGACATTTAAGATGATGGTGTGGGAAAAGAGGAAAAATTTCATGGAAATATAGATGTGGCTCATGGCAGATAGAGTTGTCTGGGCTTATCAGTGTGTTGCTGCTATTAAAGTCTTTTTTTGCGTCTTTTGTCACTGACACATCATCTTGACATTTAAAGTAGACTAGCTGTGTTCTTCAACATTGATGCTATACAGACTTTATCTTTCACGTCACTGTTtggctgtttttgttgatgCTCGTCATGCATCTCCTGAATCACAGTTTGGGCACACTTGAGTGTCGGGACATCTGTGGACGCTTGACAAGCTAGTGCCTGTGTTCATGATGGGTCCAACCTGGTTATATACTGTTTTAATCTCCCTGCTAAACAAGCATTTAAATGTTCACGACACATTGGTGCACAATTTGgaatacacaaacataaaactGCTTTCATTCTGGTGTCAAACAACAAGAGTTTTCCTGACTGAATTGCATATGGTCTGTGAATACCCTTTTTAGTACGACAGTAGAACTGTTTGCATGCATTGCTTCTATTGGTGTCAACAATGCTGTCCGATAGCATGCATTTCTTGAGGTCCACAGTGCAATTCCAGTCTAGCACTGTTAGCCTAGAACTGGCACTTGACTCCTCTGACATGCAGCAGCATTCATCATAACTGCTGAGTATCTGGGGCGAGATGCCATGCGAGTGAATGACTGGGCAGTCGTGTATTGAATGACTCGCTGAGAGAATCCACAGTGGAATTGAGTTGtttactctcttctctctctctctctctatctatctatctctccctccctccccttcgcTCTGTCTGTGGAACATCTTCTAGGCTCAGTGGTAGCCTGAGTCCAGAGCAAGAGCAGGGATTATGGAAGCAGAGGTGAGGACCGGACGCAAATACTCAcaaatgcgcgcgcacacacactctctctcacacacacacacacacatagtcacagtcacacacagtgatgctcataaaaaaaaaaaaaaaaaaaaggagatgCATAGAATGAGATTTTAAGCTGGAACATTGATTAAtcaccctttcaactgcataaacaaacatgcgTTCCAAAGGCATTTCCGGTGGCACATACCCGGAATCCCTCAaagaacagattgaaagggtctattagtCTACAAACAGTGTAggcctttttttttcaatgggCCTCATACAAGGACCACTCTTGCAAACCAGTTTGTTGTGAAAAAGCTCATGCAAGGTACATCAGAGACCATGTCAGATTTAATGGTCAGGATCTTGCAACTGTATACAAATGTCTTATGTCTCCAATGCCTCTCTCATCAAAggttaaataattgtttttgatTGATTGTTGATTAATTAGTCCATTACATCTTGTAAAGATTTTACTAATTTTGCCATATGATTATCCTTCTTAAGCATTTCCTGATTTGCGAGATGTATTTCCAGTTGTAATTTCTCATTTACATTATAAAAGCAGGACTGTAAAGTTAGGAGACAGTTGAACTTAAGTTTGTGATGAGTTGCTGTTGACACATGATGATGCCACAAAATGTCTACTCCCACTTTCAAAAGAAAGCCGTGTTTGAACAAAATTACTGTACTACTGAATAACACATGCTGTCTGCCAAAGCAGACACACCAAATATCACACATTGATGATTGTGCAGGATGTGCAATAAAACGTGAGCAGAGAAATTGATCAGATATGCTTCAGAGAATACAAGAAAATATCTTTAATGCAGCACTGCcacttacatttacattttgggACCTAAACGGGTCATTTTATAACATATATTTTGCATCACACATAAGCGGTAGTTGACAGAAAGGGGGGTGGGTTGTTAATTTACACTACCTGACTGAGTTTAGTGTATGCAGTCTTACTGGCATAATTATCAACAGTCTCTAGCAGAATGATTGTTGCGAACCTTCCCATTGACCTATTAGTTTCTCTGTTGGACCACAATGCTTTGTTCTTGCATGAGGCCCACTGACCTGAGAACTGATACCACCTCTAGTGTCTGTTTGGTGACAGTATTGAGAAGCAATGTTTTATTCTGTTATATCATGTTATGAGGGATGTGTTAATGAAATAGCAAGTATATAaaggtttttgtttgttttgtcttccCATTGTAATCAAATGTATTAATTATGTATCATCACAGCCACAAATCATCATCCATTCAGAAGGAGACTCCAAAGAAGAAACCAAAGCTAGAGATGAAGCCATCAAATGGAGACAGGTACTAAAGCAGATGCAGGCATGCTGTAATGAGCTTCCCCTGTAGAAACCTCCAGACCTCTCAGAAGGTTTATCAATACATCACTGTTTGTGTTCTTCGCTCCTTTAAATCATATCATCTGATTGTTCCCTGTCTGTCCTTGCATCCATGTGTAAATCCTGCAGCAGCTCAATTGCCCAGTCTGTGGATTCAGGAGGAACGGACAACTTCATCCTCATCAGCCAGCTGAAGGAGGAGGTTCTGGGTCTGAAGAGACTTCTGCAGCAGCGAGATCAAACCATCTTGGACAAGGACCGGAAGGTATTGATTCTTCCCTTTAAGTTCCTGGATGGAACcctcaattatttttttttttttttaactgttgaGGATAGTCTGAATGAGTTACCAAGTTATGGAAGTTTCTTGTTTGAGTAACGGAAACAAAATGAGATCAAAAGAGATGGTGGAGATGATTATTTGTTGCTGCTCTGTGTAAGTACACAGTGAGGTAGATGAGGTCTATACAAtatgatgtaaaaaaaaacatgaagggggaaaaaaaatatgctctttttttgttctcttcTGTTCGTAGCTCACTGAGCTGAAGGCAGATTTTCAGTACCAGGAGTCAAATATGAGGGTGAAGATGAACAACATGGAGAAAGCCCATAAGGAGTCCATGGAGCAGCAACAGGTATGTCTCCTCACCACAGGCCCAAACAGACTGGATAGAAGAACACTATAATTATGCCCCAAAATATTGTAAACATTTGGGAACACGGGTAACTTTCACATTTTTTGTTTCATGTAATATTTTACAGGCCAAAAATCGTGAGTTGATGAAACAAGTGGCTGCACTTTCAAAAGGGAAGAAGTTTGATCGCTCTGGAAGTTCACTCCTGTTGCCGTAACACAAATCAATGGCATGGAGATGGGCTTCACCGTATTGTCGCTTTGAGATAAGAGGCTAAGCCTCTGTGTGCTCTCGAAGCTTGATCGTTTTCTTTTCCTCGTTCAAACAAACAGAAGCTGTCACAGATTTTAGattcttttaaaatatttttgacAGGATTTTCATGGAATTGCTGACGTTTTTTTCGACCAGTAAGACATGTCAAAGACCTCCACAGATAGTTGGGTAGACTGTAAACAGCAGAGACGGGTCAGGCTCACCCACCATTTTTTTAGGTTCTGtctgtatttattcatttatgttTTAATGTCTTTACTTCAAACACTTCATATGCAAAAAAAAGAtcttattgtttttttcttatttgttttcttttggttTTCCGTTTTAATCATGTATACATCTTCACTCGTATTCCTGAATCATGGAAATGTGGAAGTGGATATTTTTCCCCCACTTCTTTTGTCCAGCCCAGGACCTTGTATGCAAAGACAGCTCATCATGAGAGACTGGTAGTGTCTGTTGAGCATATTTTTAACCTTCACTCCCAAACCCCGCTTCCCTACCCCCCAATGTCTCGTACACTCTTTCTGTCGTGGAACGATTGTATAGATGCATGACTCCTGAACGGTATTGTACTTTTAAGCCTGTTATTACCATAttattctgttgtctttgattTGTATGAAATATCCACATGATTTTATTTGGTAGTGTGGACAGCCTTATGTATTTATAATGATGGGTTTAGTGTGTCTATACTGCCAGGCAGACTAAATAGTAGTCCAATAGGAAACACTTTATAAAAGCTCCCTCTGTCTTATTCTTTCACTTTTAAATACATATTATTTCCTGCTCTGTACAAAACTACAGTTATGtattctctccttcctcttttctacaactgtctttctctccccctttctcattCTCTATCTGCGTGTGTGGACTGAGGGATGAACTTCTTGCTGTGGTGTCTAGGATCACCTTTTTTTACTACTTCCAAACCCAGGGATATTACATCTGAAAACTCTACtgcatttctctgtgtgtgtgtgtgattggcacAAATAGGCACATCCACAGTACTCTGGAATTGGATCTGTACAATAGTATTTTAAAAGTACATTTTATTTGTGAATTTTTTTATGGTTTTAAGAAGCAGACATATAAACAGACTTGAGTCAAATTTCCCTTTTATTTGAGCATTTGTATGTGATACTGCAATATACAAAGTATTTGaccatttcaaaataaaatccaGAAAATTATGTATCCTATTTCATTTGGATACGCAAATACAAAACCATTCATATTGTCATGTGAATGTATTCCAGTATGTGAGTATAAATGAATCTAATAGCGTCTTTGAAGATATCCAAAGCATTTTATACCATTTAGGACAGCCCAATGATAATTTGCATCCT encodes the following:
- the fam76b gene encoding protein FAM76B isoform X1, yielding MATSALYACTKCNQRYPFEELSQGQQLCKECRIAHPIVKCTYCRSEFQQESKTNTICKKCAQNVKQFGTPKPCQYCNIIAAFIGTKCQRCTNSEKKYGPPQTCEQCKQQCAFDRKEEGRRKVDGKLLCWLCTLSYRRVLQKTKEQRKGLGSSHSNSSSLSEKEHPRQQHHHHHHQHRHSSSHHKLSGSLSPEQEQGLWKQSHKSSSIQKETPKKKPKLEMKPSNGDSSSIAQSVDSGGTDNFILISQLKEEVLGLKRLLQQRDQTILDKDRKLTELKADFQYQESNMRVKMNNMEKAHKESMEQQQAKNRELMKQVAALSKGKKFDRSGSSLLLP
- the fam76b gene encoding protein FAM76B isoform X2 — encoded protein: MATSALYACTKCNQRYPFEELSQGQQLCKECRIAHPIVKCTYCRSEFQQESKTNTICKKCAQNVKQFGTPKPCQYCNIIAAFIGTKCQRCTNSEKKYGPPQTCEQCKQQCAFDRKEEGRRKVDGKLLCWLCTLSYRRVLQKTKEQRKGLGSSHSNSSSLSEKEHPRQQHHHHHHQHRHSSSHHNHKSSSIQKETPKKKPKLEMKPSNGDSSSIAQSVDSGGTDNFILISQLKEEVLGLKRLLQQRDQTILDKDRKLTELKADFQYQESNMRVKMNNMEKAHKESMEQQQAKNRELMKQVAALSKGKKFDRSGSSLLLP